A genome region from Micromonospora inyonensis includes the following:
- a CDS encoding serine hydrolase domain-containing protein, with amino-acid sequence MDVARNIDPDEIGFDPARLSRIDEHFGRYVDAGQLAGWQIVVTRRGHVAHSSTYGMRDAEAGAPVTPDTLWRIYSMTKPITSVAAMILWEEGRFELTDEISRWLPEFADVRVYAKGSNLKPYTVPAVEPIRVWHLLTHTAGLTYGFMQTSVVDGLYRAAGYDLGWPPGVDLAAASVALAELPLLFRPGSAWGYSVATDVLGRLVEVVSGQRLDDFVADRILRPLGMTDTHWWVDGEDAERLGALYVPDPRTGRILRHDQFGAVARQKPTLLAGGSGLISTAYDYHRFTQMLLRGGELDGARVLGPRTVRFMTRNHLPGGRDLDALSTGGFAESIFDGVGFGLGFAVVQDPIPGRVPSSVGEYYWGGVASTAFWVDPAEEITAMLFTQLMPSSTYPLRPRLRQLVYSALVD; translated from the coding sequence GTGGACGTGGCGCGGAACATCGACCCGGACGAGATCGGCTTCGACCCGGCCCGGCTGTCCAGGATCGACGAGCACTTCGGCCGGTACGTCGACGCGGGGCAGCTCGCCGGCTGGCAGATCGTGGTGACCCGGCGCGGGCACGTCGCGCACTCCTCGACGTACGGGATGCGCGACGCGGAGGCGGGCGCTCCGGTGACCCCGGACACGCTCTGGCGGATCTACTCGATGACCAAGCCGATCACGTCGGTCGCCGCGATGATCCTCTGGGAGGAGGGCCGCTTCGAGCTGACCGACGAGATCAGCCGGTGGCTGCCCGAGTTCGCCGACGTCCGGGTCTACGCCAAGGGCTCGAACCTCAAGCCGTACACGGTGCCGGCGGTCGAGCCGATCCGGGTCTGGCACCTGCTCACGCACACCGCCGGCCTGACGTACGGGTTCATGCAGACCTCGGTGGTCGACGGCCTCTACCGGGCCGCCGGCTACGACCTGGGCTGGCCGCCCGGCGTCGACCTGGCCGCCGCCTCGGTGGCCCTGGCCGAGCTGCCGCTGCTCTTCCGGCCCGGTAGCGCGTGGGGCTACTCGGTCGCCACCGACGTGCTCGGCCGGCTCGTCGAGGTGGTCTCCGGGCAGCGCCTCGACGACTTCGTCGCCGACCGGATCCTGCGCCCGCTGGGCATGACCGACACGCACTGGTGGGTCGACGGGGAGGACGCCGAGCGGCTCGGTGCGCTCTACGTACCCGACCCCCGGACCGGCCGGATCCTGCGGCACGACCAGTTCGGGGCGGTCGCCCGCCAGAAGCCCACGCTGCTCGCCGGGGGAAGCGGCCTGATCTCCACCGCGTACGACTACCACCGGTTCACGCAGATGCTGCTGCGCGGGGGCGAACTGGACGGAGCGCGCGTGCTCGGTCCGCGCACGGTGCGCTTCATGACCCGCAACCACCTGCCCGGCGGACGCGACCTGGACGCCCTCTCCACCGGCGGCTTCGCCGAGTCGATCTTCGACGGGGTCGGTTTCGGTCTCGGCTTCGCGGTGGTGCAGGACCCGATTCCGGGCCGGGTGCCGAGCAGCGTCGGCGAGTACTACTGGGGTGGCGTGGCCAGCACCGCGTTCTGGGTGGACCCGGCCGAGGAGATCACCGCGATGTTGTTCACTCAGCTCATGCCGTCGAGTACCTATCCGCTGCGCCCCCGGTTGCGCCAGCTCGTCTACTCCGCCCTGGTCGACTGA
- a CDS encoding DUF6642 family protein, with the protein MARGGIFCLEGQWHRDLNERGSVLPTLELLERLGRIRFIHKDAATPDELNYFLDRWLLKQYADYRVGFFAMHGEPSRLCLTDWHSVELTDVAERMAGRCAGKRLYFGSCSVLRASNSAMRDFLSVTGAALVCGFTREVDWVESAAFETVLLDVLANGHRHNAAELRMGSAHWASLASYLGFRVIYANGREWRPAARPRVPAQPARDSTGAHPQ; encoded by the coding sequence ATGGCGCGCGGCGGGATCTTCTGCCTGGAGGGTCAGTGGCACCGTGACCTGAACGAACGCGGGTCGGTGCTGCCGACGCTGGAGCTGCTGGAGCGGCTCGGGCGGATCCGGTTCATCCACAAGGACGCCGCCACGCCGGACGAGCTGAACTACTTCCTCGACCGCTGGCTGCTCAAGCAGTACGCCGACTACCGGGTCGGCTTCTTCGCCATGCACGGTGAGCCGAGCCGGCTCTGCCTCACCGACTGGCACTCGGTGGAGCTGACCGACGTCGCGGAGCGGATGGCCGGCCGGTGCGCCGGGAAGCGGCTCTACTTCGGCAGCTGCTCGGTGCTGCGCGCCTCCAACTCTGCGATGCGGGACTTCCTGTCGGTCACCGGGGCGGCGCTGGTCTGCGGGTTCACCCGGGAGGTCGACTGGGTGGAGTCGGCGGCGTTCGAGACCGTCCTGCTCGACGTCCTCGCCAACGGCCACCGGCACAACGCCGCCGAGCTGCGGATGGGGTCGGCGCACTGGGCGTCGCTCGCGTCGTACCTGGGCTTCCGGGTGATCTACGCCAACGGCCGGGAGTGGCGGCCGGCGGCCCGTCCCCGCGTGCCCGCCCAGCCGGCCCGCGACAGCACCGGTGCCCACCCCCAGTGA
- a CDS encoding amino acid permease, whose product MTSGRDVGGGTGIFRRKPVEEITEEAGEGLARSLGLWQLTAIGVGGIIGAGVFALAGAVANETAGPAVLLSFLIAGVASAAAALSYAEFAGMIPKAGSAYTYGYAVLGEAVGWFIGWDLLLEYTAIVAVVAIGISGYFSFLVGELGVELPAWMLGAPGTGEGRVVDLFAVLLCLLIAFLLNLGIRNAARFETFVVGLKVAVVVLVIVVGFFHVRTENYSPFFPFGFGGALTGAATVFFAVFGYDAMSTAAEESKDARRHMPKAIVYSLAISMVLYVLATLVLTGMQNYTEIDPESGFSSAFASVGLSGLGSVIAVGAIIGILTVMFTFMLGVTRVWYSMSRDGLLPGWFAKLHPVRRVPSRVTWIVGVGSAVIAGFLPIRQAAELTNIGILLAFVVACVAVIVLRYRRPDAPRTFRLPGMPVVPAIGALFSLWLITYLAAATWLRFGLWFLLGAVVYALYGYRRSRLAHR is encoded by the coding sequence ATGACCTCCGGACGGGACGTCGGTGGCGGGACGGGCATCTTCCGCCGCAAGCCGGTCGAGGAGATCACCGAGGAGGCCGGGGAGGGCTTGGCCCGGTCGCTGGGGCTCTGGCAGCTCACCGCGATCGGGGTGGGCGGCATCATCGGCGCGGGCGTCTTCGCGTTGGCCGGCGCGGTCGCCAACGAGACGGCCGGTCCGGCCGTCCTGCTGTCGTTCCTGATCGCCGGGGTGGCCAGCGCGGCGGCAGCGCTGTCGTACGCGGAGTTCGCCGGCATGATCCCGAAAGCCGGCTCGGCCTACACGTACGGGTACGCCGTGCTCGGCGAGGCGGTCGGCTGGTTCATCGGCTGGGACCTGCTGCTGGAGTACACGGCGATCGTGGCGGTGGTGGCGATCGGCATCTCCGGCTACTTCAGCTTCCTCGTGGGCGAGCTGGGAGTGGAGCTGCCGGCCTGGATGCTCGGCGCGCCCGGCACCGGCGAGGGTCGGGTGGTGGACCTGTTCGCCGTGCTGCTCTGCCTGCTCATCGCGTTCCTGCTGAATCTGGGGATCCGTAACGCGGCCCGCTTCGAGACCTTCGTGGTCGGGTTGAAGGTCGCCGTGGTGGTCCTGGTGATCGTGGTCGGTTTCTTCCACGTACGGACCGAGAACTACTCACCGTTCTTCCCGTTCGGCTTCGGTGGCGCGCTGACCGGTGCCGCGACCGTCTTCTTCGCGGTCTTCGGTTACGACGCGATGAGCACCGCCGCCGAGGAGTCGAAAGACGCCCGCCGGCACATGCCGAAGGCGATCGTCTACTCCCTGGCCATCTCGATGGTGCTCTACGTGCTGGCGACGCTGGTACTGACCGGCATGCAGAACTACACCGAGATCGACCCGGAGAGCGGCTTCTCCTCGGCGTTCGCCTCGGTGGGCCTCTCCGGCCTGGGCAGCGTGATCGCGGTGGGCGCGATCATCGGCATCCTGACCGTGATGTTCACCTTCATGCTCGGGGTGACCCGGGTGTGGTACTCGATGAGCCGGGACGGCCTGCTCCCCGGCTGGTTCGCGAAGCTGCACCCGGTACGCCGGGTGCCGAGCCGGGTCACCTGGATCGTCGGCGTCGGCTCGGCGGTGATCGCCGGGTTCCTGCCGATCCGGCAGGCCGCCGAGCTGACCAACATCGGCATCCTCCTCGCCTTCGTGGTGGCCTGCGTCGCGGTGATCGTGCTGCGCTACCGCCGCCCGGACGCTCCCCGGACGTTCCGGCTGCCCGGGATGCCGGTGGTACCGGCGATCGGTGCGCTCTTCTCGCTCTGGCTGATCACCTACCTGGCGGCGGCGACCTGGCTGCGCTTCGGCCTCTGGTTCCTGCTCGGGGCGGTCGTCTACGCCCTCTACGGCTACCGCCGGTCCCGGCTGGCCCACAGGTGA
- a CDS encoding pyridoxamine 5'-phosphate oxidase family protein has product MAWWSDLVDEEPDFAERVRARFAVRKHGTMATLRRDGSPRISGTEFQFEDGDLRVGSMPGALKALDLRRDPRVALHCPTEDTPEDDPGSWDGDAKIAGIAHELPPPEDGSHRFRVELTEVVLTRVGEPADHLVIESWHPGRGLHRRIRR; this is encoded by the coding sequence ATGGCATGGTGGTCGGATCTGGTCGACGAGGAACCGGACTTCGCCGAGCGGGTACGCGCCCGCTTCGCGGTCCGCAAGCACGGGACGATGGCGACGCTGCGTCGGGACGGCTCACCCCGGATCAGCGGTACGGAGTTCCAGTTCGAGGACGGGGACCTGCGGGTGGGCAGCATGCCCGGCGCGCTCAAGGCGCTCGACCTGCGCCGAGATCCCCGGGTCGCGCTGCACTGCCCGACCGAGGACACCCCGGAGGACGACCCGGGCTCCTGGGACGGGGACGCGAAGATCGCCGGGATCGCGCACGAACTGCCGCCGCCGGAGGACGGTTCGCACCGGTTCCGGGTCGAGCTGACCGAGGTGGTGCTGACCCGGGTGGGCGAGCCGGCCGACCACCTGGTGATCGAGAGCTGGCATCCCGGGCGGGGGCTGCACCGCCGCATCCGCCGTTAG
- a CDS encoding pentapeptide repeat-containing protein yields the protein MRLVSGPCRSSPRTRPSATRDWYGEEIVDRHFVRCSFQDIDLTEATTRGAVFTECSFAGVRFNASRHVDSAFTRCVFTRCVLFEAEFTGCKLVGSTFTEWELRPLRVEGGDWSFVALSRADLRGVRLDGVRMREVDLSAADLTGGVLTNADLSGGHFSGARLTRCDLRGSDLSAVDPTTVQRAGAIINPDQALVLARTLGFEIR from the coding sequence GTGCGGCTAGTCTCGGGACCGTGCCGGAGCTCACCGAGGACGCGTCCTTCCGCCACGAGGGACTGGTACGGCGAGGAGATCGTCGACCGGCACTTCGTGCGCTGCTCGTTCCAGGACATCGACCTGACCGAGGCGACCACCCGGGGCGCGGTCTTCACCGAGTGCTCCTTCGCCGGTGTGCGCTTCAACGCCTCCCGGCACGTCGACTCGGCGTTCACCCGCTGCGTCTTCACCCGGTGCGTCCTGTTCGAGGCCGAGTTCACCGGCTGCAAGCTGGTCGGCAGCACGTTCACCGAGTGGGAGCTGCGTCCGCTGCGGGTCGAGGGCGGGGACTGGTCCTTCGTCGCCCTGTCCCGTGCCGACCTGCGCGGCGTGCGCCTCGACGGCGTACGGATGCGGGAGGTGGACCTGAGCGCGGCTGACCTGACCGGCGGCGTCCTCACCAACGCGGACCTCTCCGGCGGGCACTTCTCGGGTGCCCGCCTCACCCGGTGCGACCTGCGCGGCAGCGACCTGAGCGCGGTCGACCCGACGACCGTCCAACGGGCCGGCGCGATCATCAACCCGGACCAGGCGCTGGTGCTGGCCCGGACGCTCGGCTTCGAGATCCGCTGA
- a CDS encoding NAD(P)-dependent oxidoreductase, whose protein sequence is MSSIVVFGAGGTAGSRVTAEAFDRGHRVTAAVRRPEATSYLPAGVRVVTGDVTSARSVRELAPEADVLVVAVGGGERTLWADAARTLVTTLRELPDPPRIIHLGGGATLLAPDGTRFLDAPDFPERYRDPALGQAEALDRYRSSADGVPWTYVSPPPLEFHPGERTGHYRTGGDHPVTDAQGRSVLSYEDLAVAVVDEIENPRHLNTRFTVAY, encoded by the coding sequence ATGAGCAGCATCGTCGTGTTCGGTGCCGGAGGCACCGCGGGTTCCCGGGTCACCGCCGAGGCGTTCGACCGGGGACACCGGGTCACCGCCGCGGTCCGGCGGCCGGAGGCCACCTCGTACCTGCCTGCGGGCGTCCGGGTGGTGACCGGCGACGTCACCTCCGCGCGGAGCGTACGGGAACTCGCGCCGGAGGCGGACGTGCTGGTCGTCGCGGTCGGCGGCGGCGAACGGACGCTCTGGGCGGACGCGGCCCGCACGCTGGTGACGACGCTACGCGAACTGCCCGACCCGCCCCGGATCATCCACCTGGGCGGCGGGGCGACCCTGCTCGCCCCGGACGGCACCCGGTTCCTCGACGCGCCGGACTTCCCCGAGCGGTACCGGGACCCGGCGCTGGGGCAGGCCGAGGCGCTGGACCGCTACCGGTCCTCGGCCGACGGGGTGCCCTGGACCTATGTCTCACCACCGCCGCTGGAGTTCCACCCGGGCGAGCGCACCGGGCACTACCGCACCGGCGGTGACCACCCGGTCACGGACGCCCAGGGTCGGTCCGTGCTGTCGTACGAGGATCTGGCGGTGGCCGTGGTCGACGAGATCGAGAACCCCCGCCACCTGAACACCCGGTTCACCGTCGCCTACTGA